One Oryza glaberrima chromosome 10, OglaRS2, whole genome shotgun sequence DNA segment encodes these proteins:
- the LOC127753549 gene encoding uncharacterized protein LOC127753549: MPREWGRDEGRNGGGGGAALYSSSAASWLYRRAAAPARAYCGAERGPPPVTAARVRLRDGRHLAYHESGVAREAARVRVVFSHGFTGSRLDGLGTSQAGIMIS; the protein is encoded by the exons ATGCCGCGGGAGTGGGGGCGTGACGAGGGGcgaaatggcggcggcggaggggcggcgctgtactcgtcgtcggcggcaagCTGGCTGtaccggcgggcggcggcgccggcgagggcgtaCTGCGGGGCGGAGAGGGGGCCGCccccggtgacggcggcgagggtgaggCTCCGCGACGGTCGCCACCTCGCCTACCACGAGAGCGGCgtggcgagggaggcggcgcgcgtgagGGTCGTCTTCTCGCACGGGTTCACCGGCTCTCGCCTCGACGGCCTCGGCACGTCGCAG GCAGGCATCATGATCTCTTAA